One Pagrus major chromosome 15, Pma_NU_1.0 DNA window includes the following coding sequences:
- the tex36 gene encoding testis-expressed protein 36, translating into MVKSGKRQYSSMGNDGKWFAHPVLPENETRNRETCTSTGIMLTQVKSLPPQAFNFQRYPKWKSQQESRDFPLSEHDNKHSLKGSISVFTHGVGRRKCPDDRSQLSSNFCLCHDGSDSLVETRGNITVYQTDFMEKQAVNAPTSNRLFPRNHQQKSAEAALAQKGERFMWFGRHDSHPLESLAVLAASNHSAPSSHKTLLNFGRSAHQ; encoded by the exons ATGGTAAAAAGTGGAAAGAGGCAATATTCTTCAATGGGAAATGATGGCAAATGG tttGCTCATCCGGTTTTaccagaaaatgaaacaaggaaTCGTGAGACTTGTACGAGCACTGGGATCATGCTGACTCAGGTTAAATCATTGCCACCGCAGGCTTTCAACTTCCAGCGCTATCCTAAATGGAAAAGTCAGCAG GAATCCAGAGACTTTCCATTATCAGAACATGACAACAAGCATTCCTTAAAAGGCAGCATCTCTGTCTTCACTCAT GGTGTGGGGCGCAGGAAGTGTCCTGATGATCGCAGTCAGCTCAGCTCCAACTTCTGCCTCTGCCATGATGGATCTGACAGCCTTGTAGAAACCAGGGGGAACATCACGGTCTACCAGACTGATTTTATGGAGAAGCAAGCTGTTAATGCTCCAACCAGCAACAGACTGTTCCCACGCAACCACCAGCAGAAGTCTGCAGAGGCAGCTTTGGCACAGAAAGGAGAACGATTCATGTGGTTCGGGCGACATGACTCTCACCCCTTGGAGTCCTTGGCAGTGCTGGCAGCTTCGAACCACTCAGCACCTTCAAGCCATAAGACACTCCTTAATTTTGGGCGTTCAGCGCATCAGTGA